The nucleotide sequence CAAGCAATTCTTCCACTCTTGACTTGATATGTTCCTTTGTTATGATCCCACTCTTATTAGCTGTCATCTGCAAACCAATCCTCCAAACATCGCAAATGTAGCTCTGGTTGAGGAATTGGTCAGCGAAGTAAGGCCAACACAAGAAAGGCACTCCATTCCTTATCCCTTCCAGTGTTGAATTCCAGCCACAATGGGATATGAAACAAGCGATAGAAGGGTGAGCCAAAACCTTCTGTTGAGGTGCCCAACCCACCATCCTTCCCTTTGTCATAACTCGGTCTCTAAAGCCTTCTGGATAGGCATCACTTGTCTCACTGGTTAGGTCTGGCCTCACTACCCACAAAAATGTTCTTCCTGAGAGCTCAAGCCCAAGAGCAAGTTCTTGGAATTGGATTTGGTTAATGATGGTTAAGCTCCCAAAGGCCACATAGATGACTGAGTTGGCTGGCTGCACGTCGAGCCAAGCCATGCAAGTTGCATCCTCAGGCCAGAAGTGACCAATAGGCTTTCCAAACCGCTCACCTGTCAGTAATGGTCCCACAGGAATTATATTTGGGGCATAGGTGAATGCTGGAAGCTCAATCTCCTTAAATGAGTTGCAAATTATGTGTTCAGCAATCTCGATTGCTCGAATAGTGTTCTCTATGTAGTTGAAAAGCTTTTGTCGTAATTCGGGGTCACTAAAGCAAGTCCACACTAAATGATTTGAGTTCATGGGTGGCATGTCTGGGTCCAGTTGGAACATCTGTTGCTTTGGTATTCCTGCATGAAGTGTAAAATATGAATGATCTTACTGATCGGAGTGATTAGAAAGCTATTTAGTTCATAGAGGGAGAaagttttcctaaaaattgattcTTTCATGCTTCTAGCTTGCATGCTATAGTTTGTGTGAATTCTTTGGttataaatcattgaaaaaatAATGCATTGTCCATCATCAGAGTATTAAGGCCTCATATAGGATCATTTATGAACTCCAATCAGAAATTTATAAAAGTTCAGAGTTATGATTTCCTGGGTTGGTGATTTGGTTGAAAGTAAGTAGTGAGTCTGAGAAAGGGAGGAGAAAAATTCATTTTAACTGCTTGTGTTTTTATCATCTAACAGAAACATGCGGTTTGTATATGTAATCATAACTTTTGATATGTTTGTCACAATTAATTCACGATCAGAAGGTGCATAGGTTTTGGTCTTACCCTCTGGATCAATGACACCATCCTCAATTAACTTGGGAATGCTCAACGTTGGTGCCAATATCCCGGCCGATGCTGGCCAGAATGCAGCTGCCCGAAGTCCCATCTTCTTAGCAATCTCAAGAGCCCATGCCATGCTAACGTCGATTATCATACATGTGATCTTGTCATCTCCTGACTCGTTAGTCCTTCGTATCAATTCCTCCAAACATGTAGGCATGGTCTTTTGACAAGCATCATTAAGCCTCCCAAGATCTTTGCGGTCTTCTTCAGGATCCAATCCATCTGGTACTGCAACCAAATTTATTCCcttcatttcactttccttCTTGGACAGGTTGGCAAGAACACACTTATGGTTATATTCAGTATTGACAAATGTGATCTTGAAATCATCATCGATCAAGCAGTAAGAGAGCTCCAGTAGGGGGATGACATGGCCTTGTGCCGGGTATGGTAGGACGAGTGCATGTGGCAAGCCCATGgcagttttgctttctcctgctCCAAAAGACTAATAGgatttatttgcttatttgggTGCCTTTCGGGAGTGCCTCCACTGCCACAATTTATAGTGGATCTTAGGTAGTGGCTGAGGAGCCAATGCAATTGCCATTTGTCTGAGTTTGTGCATTATTATCTTTTAAGAGGAAAAGGAGGGATTTTGTGCATTAGCATTTGATTTTAGAGATCAGGTATCTCTTATTTTGTTGTTGCCTTCCCAACTGAACTCTTGTCATCTCATAGTTATACCTAGTATTTGTTTTAATTCCACACTTGTTCTATGTTCTCTTTGAGATGCTCTCCTGCCGCAGCTGATTGTATTTATCCTGCTGGTCTTTTCTAACTTCTAGATTTATGTGACAGGCTTTGTGTAGTCACACTGCTGCCTTCTATCAGCCAAGCTGTAGAAAGAATCACCAGCTCCAACCGAAATGGATGGACACACTGCAAAAACCTGAAAACAACAAAACAAAATGAATGATGAAGGGTAATCGAATTTTGTCAGAATCCATGGCAACTATGATGGAAGCTGGTTGTCGGATCCAAGAAAACAGATGCCTTGATTTTGGTCTTACCTATTTGTTATCTGGGATGACCAGATTCCTACCTATTTTGTCCGTTCTATTGTTCTGATTATCTAATAACAAACTTTGGCCTGCATATAGGACAATCTTCTCGGGGAATTCGGTCCCTAACCCTTTGTAATTGCCTTGATACTGGGTAGCTTAGATTGGAAATCATTTTTTTCACTCTAATAGTTTTTGCAATCTCAATGTTGCTATCAGACTTTATCTGTTGATCGAAGGGAATGTATCTGCTCATTTCTTTGATAGGATGGCATCACTCTGTATTCATAGCCACTAGATTGTGGATGGAAACTAAACTCAAAGGTGACAAATGGATCATCTTTGCTAGGTTGATAGGTTTAATTGAATTGTGGATTCAAAATCCAACATGTGCCATTTCACAGCTTTCTGATACCAAATCTTCTTGTCCCTGTTATTGCAAAGATCAAAGCATCTTTGCACACTTCTCTGAACTGGCACCAGGACTACTGAAGCCGAACTACAACTGGACCTAGACCTGCTGAAAGTAGATCACAGTAAGTGGCACATTTTAAGATTCTTCGATGTGGTCTCCATTATGGTTCAGGTTGTATTTTTCACACAaaagaatgatttttttttacgaTGTCAACTATTAAATCATAtcttgcacagatctcaaagcacttcgaACTACTTTATTCATCTATCTGTGTAGCTTTCGAAGTGGCTATTGCATGTTTCTTTTTATACGAAGTGGATTTGTGCAAAGGAtgatgattctttttttttcttgcgaaAGATACAATCTGAGTCTCTCTATATACCCGGCAACTATTCTCATATACCTACCTAAAAATTTTAGCAATAggctaatatttatatttatattaacaaaaaatataaatatggattGATAATTACTCAATTCGTATTAGAATATTTGATTCTATTTGtactttatttaattttatttagcacttaaAAATTTGTAAGCGAAATAAtcatattaatatgttattaacTTAAATCATCATCTATTTATTAATATCTTCGATTTTGTGGCCttaaaatttaatattcatatttatatccatactttTAATATTcgatttatatttatatctatttaaaataaatataaatataaatttttacattttaCTGACATATGTATTAGTATttatatatatcaaataaaataaatatggatatagatatacTAGTGTTTTATAGGCTTTCTCATATTCAGTCGGAAGAGTTTAAATAAGACTTTCAAAGTCACTCTCGACGGGAGAATCGAGTCTATTCAGGAAGAATCGCAGCAAGGAAGGGGAGGGGGTTCGGGGGAGGGGAAACCCTCCCCTGATCCTTCCCCAACAGGATTCATAATTCCTAAATTCGAAAGTTGTTTTCCATCAGACGGCTGTTCACGTAACTCCACTCTCGGCTTGGATTATATATCCAAAAGGGTCCGCTCTCGGCCATTCCACACGCTGCCTATCGTATCTTATTTCAATCCAGCTCCTTTGTtcaaaagatgaaaaaaaaagaaaaacttcaaCGGACTGGTTTCCTACACAAAATAGTAGACTACCACATGACCTACCTACAATCATGACTCTTATCCCAACAGTTAAGTCTCCTACCTTCTAAGCGGGGACGAAAGTGGTGTTGGGAATAGTGGGATAGATGGGACTGGGCTGGGTCAAGCCATAAGTCTATCTAACCTCGGCTTGTATCTTGACACAAGCAACCAAAGCCTAATCATATTTAACCCGAATAAGTATGTTTGAGCAGAAAGGCTTGACCCAATCTAAACTGGTCTAATTGATCCAAAATTTTAGCTTGATTGCACCATAATATTCAACAAAGATTGTGTCGGTTCTAAATTTGGTACTTGAGCCAAGCCTAGGCCGAGCCAAACATCGGCATGTGCCTAGCCAAAGATTTATTTGGCTCTACTTTTTAGGTTCAAGCCTAACCTAATCTCGATCCGAGGCAAACTTAGTTCGAAACTAGTTTGGCTCGAGACCATGGTTAGCCCTAGATGAGTAGTAGTATTTTTATAGAAGTGATTTTATGGGCAAAAACTCAGCTCCACGCCCTTTgagtttgttttaaaaaaaaaaatgaaaaaaaaagtactTTGTCGTGAACAATGCACCATGCCAAGATATAAGAGCAAGCAATTTGACATTAAACACCACAAGTAGTCTAATAAATTCCACATGCACATCTGCATCATAAGGTTGAAATGCATGATAAAAGTTAAGAACTGCatttatcaattttttatttcaagAAACAAACCTTTACTTATAGCAATCTAAGCAAGACAATGCATTTGAAGATTTTGATAGTTACCTTGGTACAAACTTAGAATATGTCACTATATAAATATGCAAGCATGTATATCATCTTTTTTCGGCAGGAGCATACAAGTACGTTATCACTCTATCTTGATAGCAACTTTTTCAATTAATAGTCATCTAATCTCTCTTCAAtctttttacttctaatcatttCTTTTGTCTTGCAACTCCTTAATTAACCATATAGACAATCCAACCATGTCTAATTTAGATGCATGTATGAGAAGAGGTTCCTGCTTTTTTGCGCACCCTAAATCATTGACAACATATGTGCTACGCTTGTAATGAAGCTGTTCATgaaaatttttttgttttgaatatATATTTTAGTCATTAAAGGCATCTACCCTTTGCTAACTaagtgtttcttttttctttttgtacaagACTAAGTGAAATTATGTGAACCTCCTCTCCAACAGCAGTTTGATGAGGTTAACATTGAGCATCTAAAagatgcttttctttttttgataagaATCACAAAATTACCTCCCATCAATGAGATTTCATCCAGATGATCAAAAAATTGTTTGGCTGGGGGAACACGAACAACATACATTTTCAGATTTTTTGCattaataccctcctaaatatcgaattttgtatgaatatccttccaaaattgatatttgcatgaataccctcgtaaatacttattttgctattttgcctttttttatccttatttttacatatgtacctatgccattagaaaattaacggttttaaattaaaatgactaaaataccgtTAATGAGTCGATGCGCAAAAAATTTATAAGGTGATTGCGATATAGATAAAatagtaatttcaaaattttattttatttttaattaaaattaatatggtttttattaacggtaTTATAAAACCATTATATTAGAGATATTTGTGcaaaacagtattttatgagagtacagaaataaatataaatttttttaaaaaattcatataaatttaaatttttagaaaggtatttatgcaaaaaaaaactctatattTTGTTATAATCTGAAGCTCCTTCAGCTTTTCAGAAGGTAATAGGCTGGAATTTACCTGATGCATCCACATGGTCCGCCCACTTAGTCGGTCCGGGCAAGCTTGGGCTTAAATCGAACTCAAGCTCCAATAACCGTGATCTGGGCCACGACGGCCCACGAGTAGCCCTAGAGCACGGTGACAAGGAGCTGCTCCTTGCACCGTATCCACCACTGGATTATAATCCAAGGGTTGAAAACAATGGCACTCCTCCCTTAAGACCCCATCGGCGCCCCGTCTTTTCCTCTCCCGCTCTCGTTCTATTCCTTTCCGGGCTAGGGTTTTAGGTTTCCAGCCGCTCTCTCTTCGCGGCGCTCCGCTTCCCAAAGGTGAGATACCTAATCTCGACTTTCTCCTAAATCTCGAGCTCCGATGATCTATTTTTTGCGCGATTCTCTTACAAGTTTGAAATTTTGATGGATTTCTCGTTATATGCGGTTCGTATTACCCATCTCGATATTATAACCCCGTCATCATATTTTTCTCCGTTCAATCTGATTCCTATCTGCCTCGTAGGTTTTCCGGTAACAATGTTGGACTACTTTTTAATTATAtctcttgattcttttttgGGCCATATACATGTTAAGTTTATGAACTTGATGTATTTATTCTGGATTCAAGATTCATCATCAGTTATACAATTATGTCATGATTAATTTTGTCGGCATTTGTTACATCAGAACAATGAGGTGATTACTCAGTGGTGATTATGCAACTATTACCATATTTCCTTATGTTGCAAATTGATGTTTCTCAGCAACTGGTGGTTGTTTAATGATGCCTCCTTCGGGGTGGGGTTTtttcatactgatttttcttatcttttaaCCTCTCGGGTCTCCTCCTTTGATTTTTCATATTGATGTCTTTGATATTTATGTATATTTTCGTCTTGCAGTAAAACGTTTATGTTCTTAAGTCTGTATATCAATCGGATTTGTTCCCCTTTTTTCGAATTTATTCAGACATTATGtagaaaagttttaaaaactgGTTGACCAGTTATCTAAAATGTGTGACATGGGAGATTATGGGGATTGATAAAGGCATTTTCAACAGTTATAAGACAGGCAGCTGGAGTGTTAATGCTCATCTAAATTGTCTTGTGATTGTGAACTTGTTTTTCAAGCATGACAACCGTGCCAACAGTGTTTCATGTTTCAAAAAGTGAACCCGTAATCCATTCACATTTACTATACATTAGTCTTCTATTGTGGTAGGGTATTCTCATTTACAGTCATACTTTTAAATAGAAAGTATTCAAGGTTGGATTGTAGACAAGATTTGTATAGATGATACATCTATTTTCCGggagaattttttttgtttaatgtgCTTTATTTGGATTCAATTAGGGCAAGGCTGCAAATAAATCTCCCAAATATTGGCATCACGGATAAGATTCAACCTGACCCATTTGAGTGATTGTTTTCCCTCCTATCAAAACTGTCAGCAAATCTTATTTGACATTGGTTTGTGACCCTCTATCATTTGAACCACCAACTGACCTGATCCTCGATAGGTAATAACTTGAATAGGTTAGTATGAAAGCTGATCTAACCAATCTTGATAGGAGCTGGTTTAACATAGCTCAGATAGACTGTAAGAGTTAATTCTCATGGATCTATGATTACTTTGTTATTTTTGCTTAGGTTTGCAAATATTGTGATTTTAAGGAGCTCTAGCAGTTTCTGGATGACAATTTGGTTTATACATAATGTTAGTTGGACGAAAAATTCTTTAGAATCAAGGCTGTCATGGGGCTTTAGTTTTTATCATAAGCATATAATTGATGAGTATCAGTCATCTGAGTTTATTTTGTTAAAAATGATCTGAAGTGACATGCATGTGCACACAGACACACTTTTAAAATTAAGTGCACATATATGTGTGCTTGAATGCATCCATTCTTCCATATATATTATGGCATGGTTGCTGatcattaaataaatatttcacCATTTAGTTAGCCACGTTGGCAGAACATGCACAATTAAGTTGCTTATGCCTTGGGATATTAAAAAGTTGCTTATGCACACTTTTCCCCATATGCATGCATTCATGCTAAAAAGTTGTTCCAATGGTCGGCGGAACTGTTCGAACCGTCCGGTTCGGAGCATCCTGAGCCGTACTGACGGCGGACCGGGATGGTTTCAGCAACGAAAACAAGGCCGGGGATGgagggagaggagaagaaaaaggagaaaaagagagagagagagcgggcgaggtagggagagggagagggagaggaagaaaaagagaggaaggtggAGGCCGGCCGGGGAGCCGCTACGCAAAGGAGGCGGAGGCCATGGAGTTGCGGAAGTGGGGCTTCGCCTTCGGtcccctgtttcgttcgaaataggGTCCCAGAGGGGGCCcttttattttgcaatttttaagtAAAAGTCGCAAAAGTAAAGGAGCCCCTTATGGGCCCCTATTTCAAACGAAACAAGGGACCGAAGGTGGAGccggcctccacctcctccatgCGACGGCTCTCCGGCCTCCATCTCCTTTGCACAACGGCTCTTCGGCTCTCCACCGGCATCTCTTGGcttcccctttctctctctcctttcctctcttttgttctctctctaatctcttctactgtgtcggtacagGCCTGGCATGGCACCAATCCGTGCTAGCGAGCAACCGTTCTGGTACCAGCATAGCAGGCACTGGTTGTTCCCATATATATGGACTATTTTCAAGTCTAGATAAATACCAGTGGTTTGTGTCTTGTATATTATATGGGTTTAGGTATGTTTCCGGTTGTGGGTACATATGTTGGGTTAGGATCCATCATATCCTGAATCTTAGGATGCGCGAATTTGACCAAAAAAAGGATCTAGAGTTGGAACAAGTATATGGGGCCTCGATCAAAAAAGGATTTGAAGTTGGATATGGCTATGTTGACACGTTATCTCAATCATATCTTGTTTTAGTCCATGATGtgtataatttataattttttgttgTAGCATACATAATTATGTGTATTTTATGGATTTTTTTGCATTACAAGGTCAGGGACTAAAATGTAAATTTGCATTAAAACAAAGGACTGACAGTAAATATTTGTGTTAACAAGATCTAAACGGTAAATAGCATGTTAAATTGTGCTTAaatgtattttttttgatttaagtgGATGGCATCACAGCCATTCACCTTATTTCCTTTCTTCAATAGGACGTGGACCTCATGTGCCATCAGCCTGCTAATAAAGTGCCCTATTCTTATGCCCTTTCCCTTTATCATCTCTCTCAATATCTcatcccccccctccccccccggGCGATTTCCTCTTCATCGAGCAGAACCATCGATGGCCGTTCTTCTCCGTTCACGGGCTAATCTGCTGTTAGATTTAAGGGACCTGTCTTTGAGAGTATTTGCAATGAGTTGAAGTCGTCCTATACCCATACCTAGTTCATTGTGTTGACATGGGTATGCTGGGAATAAGCGGTGAGTCCAGGTATCATAGTGCAGTTGCATGGGGCTTAAATGGCATAACCAATTACATAGGTTTCCTGTGCACTAAATGGCCTTGTAGGTATCTTGACAAGCCTCTCATTTGCCAAGTGGTACATCAGTTGGTTTTTGGTGCCAAATCAGCAGGCTGACATTGAATGAGAACTAATTGCAAGTCATTTGCAGAACCTCGATTAATCAGACATGTATATGCAAAAGATTGCATGCATTGGTTCTAGTCTCACTGGATTATAATACTTGTCTTGGTGGTTAAGTTAGCAGTGGCTGTCATGCCTAGGTCTGAAAAACAGGCCATACATAATCAGCTTAATTTATCTTTATGTTTCTTACCCTCCTGTTTTTTGAGTGGAATGTTAATTTAATTATACAAGAACTGCTTGTTTTTGTTTCTTGATCAGTGCTCTCTGTCTCTGTCTGTCTCTCTCTcgacccccccctctctctttctctctcaaacACACTGACACACTCCGTCACACGCATTGTGTTAATTGGTGTTTTGTTCACAGTTTATTTATCTATTTGTTACGTTAATACGGGAGTTAGTTTGATAGGCGTTCTACAATGTGGCAGAGCAATAGTCAATTTCTCCTTCCCTTACGTATGTATGCAATGTAAGAACAAGTTGAATGAGCCAAGTTTTATTATtgggttttttgcatgaatatcttcCTAAATAtctgattttgcatgaatacccttccaaaattgatatttgcatgtataccctcgtaaaacacttgttttgccattctaccctttttttttgtttttgcatatgtacccatgctatctaacgacgttaaaaaattaacggtttcaaattaaaataactaaaatatccttaatgggtagacatgcaaTTAGATCGTGATAGAGAAAAAAGACAAGGACAATAgcgtaattttaaattttattttatttttaataaatataaatatgatttttcttaacaccgttagaacaaccgttatattacgGGCATTTGTATAATAAtagagttttacgagggtatacatacaaatatcaattttgaaagggtattcatgcaaaatcagatatttagaagggtatcgaTGCAAAAAAACTCTTTATTATTTTACTAGTTATTTGGTGGTTATGGTAATAATTTCACCGCCTTTTCATTTCTTGCTGACTGATAATAAAGTGTACTCCAAGAGTGCTGCattcacatgtaattaattggcACCATAGTGATGAAGCACATCCTTTtgcatttcttttatgttgctCACTGTTATATGCTGAAGTTCTTTTTGCAGGCTTGGTAAGGATGGTAAGAGTCAGCGTCTTGAATGATGCTCTTAAGAGCATGTACAATGCCGAGAAGCGTGGAAAGAGGCAGGTCTTAATTAGACCTTCTTCAAAAGTGATCATCAAGTTCCTTCTGGTCATGCAGAAGCATGGTTAGTCCTATTATATGTTTGTCAATGCTGCAATCATTTGTTTACCAGAAAAAAATGTGCATTCATTTATTTCTGATGATTTGTCTGTGTATGATGTCTGTAGGATACATCGGTGAGTTTGAATATGTAGATGACCACCGAGCTGGCAAAATAGTGGTTGAGCTGAATGGGAGATTGAACAAATGTGGTGTTATTAGTCCTCGCTTTGATGTGGGCGTTAAAGAAATCGAGCCCTGGACTGCAAGACTACTTCCATCACGGCAGGTTAGTTGCTCTATTTAGTTATCAATTGCTGGCTTTTCATATAACTAAatgattttttgttttaatgTTGAATTTAGTATCCTGGTTTTATGTGAGAATTTAATACTTTAAATTCAACCAGAGTGCTATTCTTGTTGTGACTCTTGCTGATCAAGCGGTGataaatttttttcctttttgtgctCAAATGTGCAGTTTGGTTACATCGTGCTCACAACATCTGCGGGCATTATGGACCATGAAGAAGCTAGGAGGAAGAACGTTGGTGGAAAAGTGCTTGGCTTTTTTTACTAGATTTGGCTTTCTCTAGACAAAAAGGATCGACTTTAGCAATCCTGATTATTCCTATAAGGAATTTTGGAAACTATGCAGCAGTTGTTTGTGCTTTTGGTTTTCTGAggtttaattttgatattgaatGTAGTAGGAGTTCGAAGACGCACTCTTGATTGTCATGTTCAACTTTTTGTTCATCTAAATGCTGCTTTCTGCTGCTTTTAGTTCTTTCTGGGGAGATGCTGTACACTGGGgctattaagttttttttttttttaaaggaaatAACTTTGACTGCGCAAATTTGATTATGGGTTTCAATCATGTCTATTGAACTTGCTAATTAGAAAAGATTTGTTCAGCTTTTAACTCTAATCTAGGTTTGCGTTATAGAAGTTCATAATTCTGTTGAAATGAGGCtctaaaatcatttatttgatattGTTATCTTGCCTCGTGTTTTCCCAAGAATTTGATTTTATATTCCTGGCTTGGCGGTAGACTGACAGAAAAATGGTTGCATGCCTTCCTAACTTCATAAGatattcctttttttctctGAAGCTAAAGCTATTTGGCTCTTTCTTAATCATTTCTACAGTAAAATTGGGaatcatttttaaaaaatgCAAATTGTAAACAAACTTGCACAATCTGCAGAACATGTCAGACTGTAAGTTCGGTGCATGGTATCTACTTGAGCATAATACACCTTTCAAGAGAGCACATTATATATGTAAACAAATCATCTGTTTTCAGATTATTGCATGCagtgtttatttatttaatgaTTTTCTAAACCTGATGCTATCTGGTCGCAGGATCATCATTTTTCTTTGTTGCTACGTGAGATCTGGCTTGCGTCATATGTCGACAGTCTCTGTTATATCTGTACTATCAAGTGTGCTTTTGTTCCCAAAGTTCTAGCTAAGTTTCACTATCCTGTGACAGGTATGAGATCCCAGTCACAGTTGGAGGCGGCAAAATATGACTTTATAAAATACTGCATAGGTACTGTTGTCTCAATATCTGCTGTTGGTCTCGCCATTGTCTTAGCCTCGGCAAAATAAACAAGAAAGGTTGCTCTTTGGTTTTGTAAGATTACGATTGCCGAAAGGTTGTTCCTAGAAATTTCTCAATATTCTTACAAGCTGTGCCTTGAAGCAGCAGTTCATTTAATTTAGTTTCTATTAGTCATTCAATGCGGTTATCATATCGCATAATTACTTTAGGTTTGGGTCTTGCAAATGTTTGTACACTTTTATTTTGAGGGAATAGTTCGTAGGATGGACCATGATCTCACGCAGACAGGGCTAGCCTGGCGGTTGCACTAGATTCTAATCGGTGGTGATCCCACCATTGctctgaaaataaaagaaaaatgaaaaaaataaaagcaaccTTGGTAGGGTTCGGGCTCTTCTTGCCTCTTGAGGAGAAGAAATTCTGAATCTGATGCTGCCTATGGCAAAAACTGATCAAATTGAAGGTGTTAGTAGGATGGGCGGATTATTGGGTATTAGCTCACTCTCTCGAAGGTATGCTCAAAGTGAGAGTGCTATAACATAAC is from Phoenix dactylifera cultivar Barhee BC4 chromosome 6, palm_55x_up_171113_PBpolish2nd_filt_p, whole genome shotgun sequence and encodes:
- the LOC103709244 gene encoding UDP-glycosyltransferase 83A1-like, whose product is MGLPHALVLPYPAQGHVIPLLELSYCLIDDDFKITFVNTEYNHKCVLANLSKKESEMKGINLVAVPDGLDPEEDRKDLGRLNDACQKTMPTCLEELIRRTNESGDDKITCMIIDVSMAWALEIAKKMGLRAAAFWPASAGILAPTLSIPKLIEDGVIDPEGIPKQQMFQLDPDMPPMNSNHLVWTCFSDPELRQKLFNYIENTIRAIEIAEHIICNSFKEIELPAFTYAPNIIPVGPLLTGERFGKPIGHFWPEDATCMAWLDVQPANSVIYVAFGSLTIINQIQFQELALGLELSGRTFLWVVRPDLTSETSDAYPEGFRDRVMTKGRMVGWAPQQKVLAHPSIACFISHCGWNSTLEGIRNGVPFLCWPYFADQFLNQSYICDVWRIGLQMTANKSGIITKEHIKSRVEELLGDETMRARAIEMKEMANRSVIKGGSSFENLKSFADAMKQ
- the LOC103709241 gene encoding 40S ribosomal protein S15a, encoding MVRVSVLNDALKSMYNAEKRGKRQVLIRPSSKVIIKFLLVMQKHGYIGEFEYVDDHRAGKIVVELNGRLNKCGVISPRFDVGVKEIEPWTARLLPSRQFGYIVLTTSAGIMDHEEARRKNVGGKVLGFFY